From the Chryseobacterium fluminis genome, the window TTGCCAAAGAACAGCGAAAGGTAATTGAAAATTATAAAAACGAGTCTAAAAATATGACTACTGCAGGAACAGCTACTCTTCAACAATCGTAAAACAGTAGTCATCGAAAAATTCTACCCTGGCCTTGAATTCATCAGATATATGGTCGTCATACACTCTACACTTAATATGATGAAGATGTTTTAATTCAAAAGGTCTCACGTCATAATGTTTTTTCAGTGACCAGTGTTTGGAATGATGAATTTTGTACATGCTTTCCTTTACACTCCAGATGATGGTGTAGTAAGTCACTTCATTGTCAAAGGGAATAAATCCTCTTTCATTTTCGTAAGTGAACTTGTCAATAACCCGTAAAATTTTGGGATTAAATTTTTCAATATCGATTCCTATTTTGCTTTTGGAAATCGCAATTGCAGCAAAAGGAAAAGAATGGGTAATGGAAATTTCTGCATCTTTGGGCGATAAAAACGGTTCCCTGTCTTTATATAATATTTTGGAATCCGGCTTCAGACCTTTCAGCAGTTTACGGACCATTAATACCTCCAGTAATTTTTTCGGATGATAATCTTTTACTTTGTCGGCATTTTCAGGCTCCAGAAGCTCATGAATATTCAAATCTTCCTTCTCATCGTATTTCCATACAAGAATGGTGGCAGTATCATCTGAAAAATCGCGGTAAAGAGGCATGGATATATTTATGATACAAAATTAGTAAAAATAATTTTGGCTGAAAGATGACGGTTACCGAAGATTAAAGAAAGTTTTTAGCCCACCTTGTTTTTATATCCAAAGTTTCATTTTACAGCTAATTTGAGACACAAATTTTGTTTGTCTAAGTTGTCATTATATGAATCCCGATCAGATTTATATAATAATTTATGGCGTCTACGTACTAATTTTACACTAGCAAAAGAGACCGTCTCACAACTCGTAAAAACGGCCTTTTTTACTAAATTTTCCTGTATCCCTCCTGTATGAGAAGGATTTTCGTTTAAAGATTCTCAACCCACATGGTTTAGTTATGATACACCCTCCTCGTTACGGTTTTCCGTAATGAAGATGTTGTTTTTGTTTGTAATATTGACGAAACAATTAAATTAATAATTATGACATTATATCATTTATCTTATGATGTGAAAAATTGTGAAAGTGATTTTAAAAACGATCATAATAAAGCAAGAAAATTTTTATTATGTGTTCTTGCCTCATCTAACTTTCATCAAATATATAGATATACAGAATCAACATTTTTAATAATATATAAAGATTTTGAACCAGATAAATTTTTTGGCTTCATTGAAAAAAATTTAATTAAATATTTTTATTATTCGGTCTCTGTTGTTAGTATTAATGAGGAAAACAAATATATTACTCGAATAAATGGAAACAAACAATTACACGACAGCTTGCAAGAAGAAATTACAAAAATTGATTGTTCAAATTTAGATAAGCCTATAACGGATTATTAATTTATTATATTTTCAAATATTTTACAGCAAAAAAATTAAAAACTCATTAATTCAGCTTTAATGTACACATCTGGTCAAATGAATCTAAAATTTTGTATGACTTACCAGTCTGGAGTACCTTCAGCTATAAGAGCGCAAGGGTACAGAGTACAGCAAATGAATCAAGATATAATAAATATGTAAGTATGATTAGGTTTCTTTTTATCATTCTTATCTCTATTCCCGAGATACTTAATTCCCAAACAAAAAAGATCCATATAAAGTATTTGAATGTTCGTTCACCTATTGCAAATGTATATGAAGACCTTTATACAGATGGCTTAAATGTTCTATCAAAACAGGATGGTAATATTATGTTTAGCGATGGTAAAAAAGGGAAAATACAAAAAGATTTTTTACTTTATCTCTAAAATAAATCCTAGAGATCAAAACAAAGATTTTTTCTATACCCAATACTTGGAAAATGAAGGAGACTTTTTTATTCATGATAATGTTCCCGATATTATATGGGCAATAGATTATAAGACTTCTAAAAAGATTCTTGGTTATGAATGCTTTAAAGCAACAACTGTTTTTCGTGGTTCATCGGTTACGGCTTATTTTACAAAAGAAATACCGTACCCTATTGGTCCCTTTAAATTTTATGGTCTTCCGGGCACCATCCTTGATGTACGGGTAGACAGTAAAGATTATGACATATGGAAAGCGATTAGTGTTGATCTCAATGACAAAAGCAAAATTGACTTCAATCCACAGTTTAAAACTTTTACTAAGATACAGGTACAGGACTATATTCAATTAAAGGATGAGAAAGGGAATCAATATATGAATAATGCTCAGGTTGCCGGAAGTACCGGAAAAATAGTTACTGTAAGACCTCATCTTGAAAAAACATTTGAATGGGAAGAAAAACCATCTCATTGATATTAACTTATCATTCGTTCTGAAAGGATCCCCTTGGATGCTTAAATTTTTTCACCTTTTTTTAACAGATTTCAATCGGAGTATCAAATCTTTCTTATTAGGTAGTTATATATTAGTTCAGTACTATAAGTTAAAGCCAGTTTATAAAAAATTCACTCAAACCCAGATTCAAGTGAATTATAATCCTATTAGAAATTAAAATATGAAAGACTTAACCGTTGAACCTTGCGGTTCTCATCGGTACTATTTATACTGATGGTTTACGTCGTTTCTGTGTTCCATGATCTCCAGATTCTGATCTACAAAATAGGCACTTCCGAATCCGTTTACATACGAGCCCTTGATCGGATGAAGACCGATTAAGATGAAATCTTTCATTTCAGCGATAACGTTTACTACTTTTCCGTGCATTTCCTTCAGTTCGACAACAACGGTATTCCAGACTTCAGAATCTCTTTCAATCTGCGAGGTTGACGCCTCGATCGTCAGTCTTTCACGGGCATAAATCTGCTTGGTTGAGGATTCATCTTCAATAAACATCACTGAAGTTTTTCTTCCGTCAGCCAGGTTTTTGGTATGCTTTGCCATGAATGATACTAAAATGTAAAAAGTGTTGTTCATTTCAACAAAAGGTGTATAACTTGAATTGGGAATTCCTTCCGCATCAACGGTGGCTAAAATGACACTCCTGGTGCGGGCGATCAGTTCCTTTACTTTCGGAGTTAGAGGCTTTGCCTGTTTCTGAGCGTCTTCCTGGGTATGGGTATGGTTCATAGAATAAAAAATTTATTATGGCAAAAATAGTTTATTTAGAATAAAGAAAAATAATATTGGCTATGTAAAATCTCATATGACCGAATTGATGTGTCGTTTTTGTATCTGAATTATAAATCGTAATTTTGCAGTTCGTTATCAATTGAATTAAAACCTTATTCATTACATATGAGTACTACAACACAATACGTTCCTTACAAAGTGAAGGACATTTCCCTTGCTGAATGGGGAAGAAAAGAAATTACCCTTGCTGAAGCAGAAATGCCTGGTTTAATGGCCATCCGTGAAGAATACGGGCCGTCACAGCCATTAAAAGGAGCAAGAATCGCAGGATGTCTTCACATGACGATCCAGACTGCTGTGCTTATCGAGACGCTGGTTGCTTTAGGAGCTGAAGTTACCTGGTCTTCTTGTAATATTTTCTCTACACAGGATCACGCTGCTGCCGCCATTGCTGCTGCAGGAATTCCGGTTTATGCCTGGAAAGGTTTAAATGAAGAAGAATTCGACTGGTGTATTGAGCAGACTTTATTCTTCGGTGAAGACAGAAAGCCGTTAAATATGATCTTGGATGACGGTGGAGATTTAACGAATATGGTTTTCGATAAATACCCTGAATTCACAAAAGATATCAAAGGACTTTCTGAAGAAACAACTACCGGTGTTCACAGACTGTACGAAAGAATGAAGAACGGAACTTTGGTAATGCCTGCCATCAACGTTAACGATTCTGTAACAAAGTCTAAATTCGATAACAAATACGGATGTAAAGAATCTGCCGTAGATGCGGTAAGAAGAGCAACCGATGTGATGTTAGCCGGAAAAAGAGTGGTTGTTTGCGGATACGGAGATGTAGGTAAAGGAACTGCTGCTTCTTTCAGAGGTGCCGGATCTATCGTTACGGTTACGGAAATCGACCCGATCTGTGCGCTTCAGGCTGCTATGGACGGTTACGAAGTAAAAAGATTAGATACTGTTGTTGATAACGCAGATATCGTTATCACGACTACCGGTAACTTCAACATTGTAAGAAAAGAGCACTTCTTAAAATTAAAAGATAAGGCGATCGTTTGTAACATCGGACATTTCGATAACGAAATCGATATGGCATGGTTAAACGAAAACTACGGTCACACCAAATCTGAAGTGAAGCCTCAGGTGGATATCTATACCCTGGAAGAAGGTAAAGAAGTAATTATTCTTGCTGAAGGCAGATTGGTAAACCTTGGATGTGCTACCGGTCACCCGTCATTTGTAATGTCCAACTCTTTCTCCAACCAGACTCTGGCTCAGATCGAACTTTGGAACAACGCTGCAGCGTACAAAAACGAAGTGTATATGCTGCCTAAACATTTGGATGAAAAAGTAGCTGCTTTACACCTTAAGAAATTAAGTGTAGAACTGGAAACGCTTTCTCCTGAACAGGCTGAATACATCGGTGTAGACGTGAAAGGACCGTTCAAACCTGAGTATTACAGATACTAGAAAATGATTTAATCTGTAAGATCCTGCCGAATTACAGATGAATCCTGATATACAGAACTCTCCGAATCATCGGAGAGTTTTTTAATGATTCTAAATTATTGATTATTTTTATTTTGCACATTAAAAAAATTATGACACGAATGAAAAAATACTTTCTTTTAAGCATGATGAGTTCAGTGGTATTCTTCACAGGCTGCAACAGTAGTGATGATACTGCGGTAATAATTACAGATCCTGCGGTTGCACCGCCTGCCCTGTTAAGCAAAATTATAACGGTTTATTATGATAATCCGGCAAATCCTGAAACTACTGTAACAACGCTGGAATACAATAGCCAGAAGCAACTCAGCAAAATTGTATCTGCCGGGAGAACTTCGGTTTTTCAGTACGATATGGCAGGAAGACCTATTAAAACAAACTATTATAAAGCGGATGGCAGTTTAGAATATTACGCCGAATATATTTATAATGGTGAACAGCTTGAAAAAGTTAAATCCATCTACAGCAATTCAGACTATAACCGGACAGTAAATTACACCTATAACAATGGTAAAGTAAGCGGATATACCCAGTGCCAGTCCGGAGATTGTACAAAGCCAAGTACCTCATCATACACTTATACCGGGGATAATATCTCTTCAGAAATCTCTGTAAGCGGAGGAACATTTTCATATACTACAAAAAGAGAATTCACCTATGATGGTAAATTAAATCCTTTTTCTTACACCAATAAATATTTTAAAGTGTCTACTGGCGGAGCCTATGCATTAAGTTCAAATAACTACACTACCGAAAAAATCAGTTATAAAGACAACGCTGGAAATTGGATTAATAATCAAAACATCATATATGAAATTCAATATAATGATAAGCAGTTACCAACCCAGGTGATCGGAAAAGAAAGCAACGGAAATATATATGTGAAACATAATTACGAATATATCACGCAATAAGACCTTCAGAACTTCCCTTTTTTGTGGCGTTTTTTAAATTAACATTATTCTTACTTCTTTTTAATGACATAACCAATTCCTTGGATTTTCCCGTCCCGGAATAGTAAAAAATCTATATCTTTGAGAACTTTGATAAAAAAACATTAAACATGAAAAAACAAAAGGTATCGAATGCATTTATTGCGGCATCGTGGATTGCATTGGGAGCCGGTATGATCGGTTTTATCGTAGGATTGGTGAGAGCAGAAATGCTGCTCAATGAGAAAGGGTATTATTTCACGATCCTGTTATACGGTTTATTTGCCGTGGTCTCTTTGCAGAAAGCAGTGCGTGATAAGTTGGAAAACATTCCGGTAACGGATATTTATTATGGAATCTGCTGGTTTGCGACGCTGTCCTCCATTGTATTACTGGCCATCGGGCTTTGGAATGCAACCATCCTTCCGAGTGAAAAAGGGTTTTATGCATTTGCCTTTTTGCTGGCCCTGTTCGGCGCTATTGCCGTGCAGAAAAACACAAGAGACAATATGCTTGAGCAATAAACACGACTCTCCTGTTTTGGGAGAGTTTTTATTTGCTGTTAAAATAAAAACATTCGCCCCGCAAAATTGCGGGGCGAATGTTTTTTATGATGTCATAATAAAATTAATCATACTGGTTAGGGTGCAGCGCCTTAATATCATCCACTGTACCCAATACCTTATCCTTCAGAGCATCCTGATAGTTCTGAAGGCGGCCTGCCACCTGAGCGTCTCCGGTACCGATGATCTTCGCCGCTAAAATTCCGGCATTCAGTGCGCCGTTTAAAGCTACGGTAGCTACAGGAATACCTCCCGGCATCTGAAGAATAGAGAGTACAGAATCCCATCCGTCAATAGAATTGCTGGATAAAATCGGAACACCAATGACCGGTAACGTGGTACAGCTTGCCACCATCCCCGGAAGATGCGCCGCCCCGCCTGCTCCGGCAACGATTACCTTCAACCCTCTTTCCTGAGCTGTTTTGGCATAGTCAAACATTCTCTCGGGTGTTCTGTGAGCAGAAACTACGGTCAGCTCATACAGAATGTCTAAAGATTTCAAAAAATTTGCAGCCTGTTCCATGATTGGCAAGTCGCTCTGACTGCCCATAATAATTCCTACCATTCTTCAGTTTATTTGATGTTCAAAGATAAAAAATTAATAAGGTTCGTGCAAAAAGGCGCAAAAGTTGTTCTGTCACCTGAAGACAGTGGAAACTGTATTCATTCCGTTTATTAAAGTGCATCGTTTTGCTGATTGCTATTGATATGAAAGATTATAAACTTACATTCGCTATTCTTACTGTTGCCATTGTCTGGGGAACTACATTTCTTTCAATCCGTGTTGCCGTAGAGACCATTCCGGCCTGGTTTGTTGCCGGGATCAGGCAGTTTCTGGCCGGGATTATTATGCTTATTATCCTTCTTTACCGGAAACAGTTTAGCTGGATCGGATGGAAAAATCTTGGATATCAGCTGATTTTTTCGTTACTGATGCTGGTTATTGCTAATGGCTTAACGACTGTTGCAGAGGAAACTATGACCAGTAGCCTTACTTCTCTGATCAGCGCTACTTCGC encodes:
- a CDS encoding GLPGLI family protein; this encodes MVILCLAMVKKGKYKKIFYFISKINPRDQNKDFFYTQYLENEGDFFIHDNVPDIIWAIDYKTSKKILGYECFKATTVFRGSSVTAYFTKEIPYPIGPFKFYGLPGTILDVRVDSKDYDIWKAISVDLNDKSKIDFNPQFKTFTKIQVQDYIQLKDEKGNQYMNNAQVAGSTGKIVTVRPHLEKTFEWEEKPSH
- the yiaA gene encoding inner membrane protein YiaA, encoding MKKQKVSNAFIAASWIALGAGMIGFIVGLVRAEMLLNEKGYYFTILLYGLFAVVSLQKAVRDKLENIPVTDIYYGICWFATLSSIVLLAIGLWNATILPSEKGFYAFAFLLALFGAIAVQKNTRDNMLEQ
- a CDS encoding HugZ family pyridoxamine 5'-phosphate oxidase; the encoded protein is MNHTHTQEDAQKQAKPLTPKVKELIARTRSVILATVDAEGIPNSSYTPFVEMNNTFYILVSFMAKHTKNLADGRKTSVMFIEDESSTKQIYARERLTIEASTSQIERDSEVWNTVVVELKEMHGKVVNVIAEMKDFILIGLHPIKGSYVNGFGSAYFVDQNLEIMEHRNDVNHQYK
- the ahcY gene encoding adenosylhomocysteinase gives rise to the protein MSTTTQYVPYKVKDISLAEWGRKEITLAEAEMPGLMAIREEYGPSQPLKGARIAGCLHMTIQTAVLIETLVALGAEVTWSSCNIFSTQDHAAAAIAAAGIPVYAWKGLNEEEFDWCIEQTLFFGEDRKPLNMILDDGGDLTNMVFDKYPEFTKDIKGLSEETTTGVHRLYERMKNGTLVMPAINVNDSVTKSKFDNKYGCKESAVDAVRRATDVMLAGKRVVVCGYGDVGKGTAASFRGAGSIVTVTEIDPICALQAAMDGYEVKRLDTVVDNADIVITTTGNFNIVRKEHFLKLKDKAIVCNIGHFDNEIDMAWLNENYGHTKSEVKPQVDIYTLEEGKEVIILAEGRLVNLGCATGHPSFVMSNSFSNQTLAQIELWNNAAAYKNEVYMLPKHLDEKVAALHLKKLSVELETLSPEQAEYIGVDVKGPFKPEYYRY
- a CDS encoding 4'-phosphopantetheinyl transferase family protein; this encodes MPLYRDFSDDTATILVWKYDEKEDLNIHELLEPENADKVKDYHPKKLLEVLMVRKLLKGLKPDSKILYKDREPFLSPKDAEISITHSFPFAAIAISKSKIGIDIEKFNPKILRVIDKFTYENERGFIPFDNEVTYYTIIWSVKESMYKIHHSKHWSLKKHYDVRPFELKHLHHIKCRVYDDHISDEFKARVEFFDDYCFTIVEE
- the purE gene encoding 5-(carboxyamino)imidazole ribonucleotide mutase — its product is MVGIIMGSQSDLPIMEQAANFLKSLDILYELTVVSAHRTPERMFDYAKTAQERGLKVIVAGAGGAAHLPGMVASCTTLPVIGVPILSSNSIDGWDSVLSILQMPGGIPVATVALNGALNAGILAAKIIGTGDAQVAGRLQNYQDALKDKVLGTVDDIKALHPNQYD